The Corynebacterium sp. SCR221107 genome includes the window TTGGCTACATAGCGGCGAATCATGCCGAAGAAGGCCTCATCGCCGAGCAGAACGCGCAGCGCATGCACGGTCAGCGCCCCGCGTTTGTACACGCGGTCATCGAACATGTCCTTGGGCCCCGGATTGGCCAAGAGCAGATCCTGCGGCTTGGAGGCAAGCACGTCATAGTGTTGCTTGGCCGAGATGGAGGCATGCTTGCCCGCGGAGTGCTCAAACCACAGCCACTCCGAGTAGCAGGCGAAACCCTCGTTGAGCCAGATGTCATCCCACTGCGCAAGGCCGAGCGAGTTGCCGAACCACTGGTGGGACAGCTCGTGGGCGATGAGCCGCTCCCAGTCCTTGTCGCCCTTGGCGTGGTTGGCGCCGAAGATGGACAGCCCTTGCGCCTCCAGCGGGATTTCCAGCTCGTCCTCGGTGACGACCACCGTGTACTGGCTAAAAGGGTAGGCGCCAAAAAGCTGGGTGTATAGCTCAAGCATCTGAGCCTGATCGGCGAAGTCGTTGTTAAACCCCGGGATCACCGCCGGCGGCACGTAGGCGATGATCGGGGTGGGTGCCTTGGCCAATTCAATTCGGCGATATTGTCCTACCTGCACGGTGGCCAGGTAGGAGCTCATGGGGGATTCCGCGAGATAATCCCAGGTGGTGCGCGAGCCCTTCACCGTCTTTGCCTGCAATAGTCCGTTGGCGACGACCGTGTAGGGAGAGTCGGCGGTAATGTGAAACTCGTAGGTGGCCTTCTCATCCGGGGTGTCATCGCAAGGAAACCAGCTATGCGCCCCGCAGGGCTGGCTGGCCACCAGCGAACCGTTGCTCAACTCCTCCCAGCCGATGGTGCCCCATTCGGAGCGCACCGGGCGGGGATTGCCCTGGTAGGAGATGGTAAGCTCAAATTCCTGATCCACCGGGATCGGCTCTTCAAAGCTGATGCGCAGCTTGCCGCCGGAGTGGCGAAAACGGGCGACGGACACCTTGGTCACGCCCACGGCGCGCGCGGTCACCGCGCTCACCCGCAGGCTGTTGGCCAGGTCCAAGGTGAGGTGGCCAAGCTCTAAGTAGTTGTCCATCGACAATCTCGCCTGGGCCTTGAGGTGATTGGGGCCCACCTTGTAATCCAGCTGCAGGTTGTAGTGCCTGATGTGGTAGCCCAGGTTGAAGTCGATTCCGGTGTAGGAATCGCGGGTGCCGGGGATGGGGGTCTTGCGGAGCCTGAGAGATTTCATCGCTTCATAACTTACTGCACTTACTGCGTCACGTTCTTTTTCTTTATTTGCACGGCCTGAGGGCAGAGGGTCGCACCTGCAATCTCTTGCTGCCTCTTGCTGGAGCCGTCAAGGATGGTCGCAGCCTTGCGCGAGCGCAGCGTTGATCCACCCGGCTACCAGCGCCTCCATGAAGGCGACCTGTGCGTTATCGGCAGCCCCGGCATGCCCGCCGGAGGAGTTTTCGTAATAATCCACTGATTGCCCGGCTCTTTCAAGCCCCAGGCAAAAAAGCCGGGCGTGCGCCGGGTGGACGCGATCATCCCTGGTTGAGGTGGTCACCAGCACCGGGGGATAGGCCTTGATCGCGAATCCTGCTCCGGTGTCGTCGCGCGCGGGCACGACGTCGTCGATGAGCGAGATCGCCGCACCACCTGCGGCATCGAGGGCGGCAGGACTGCCCGGCGCGAGGGCGATGTTGTGCAGCGGCGAATAGGAGGCCAGCACCTTACGCTGCGCGCCGTCGGGATCGCCGTATTCCGCCATCCAGGAGGCGCCGGCCGACCAGGTGTGGTAGCGCAGCATGTCCGTCAGCGGCACCTGGATGACCGCCGCGCCGATCAACTCCGGGTAGCGGGTAAGGGCCACCGAGGTCAACAATCCGCCGTTGGAGCCGCCGCGCACCACGATCTGGCTGGCGGTGGCATAGCCGCGGGCGGCGATGTCGGCAAGGACGGCGGCATGGTCCTCGTAGACCTTGATGCGGTTGTCACCTATGACCTGCTCGTGCCAGCTGGGCCCGAATTCCCCGCCGCCGCGCAGGTTGGCCTGCACCAGGTAGTTGCCCTGCTCCATCCACATGCCGCGGATGAAGGAGTGGCTCGGCAGCAAAGATACCTCGAAGCCTCCGTAGGCGCTGACCAGGCAGGGGTGCGGGTTGTCGTCGAAACGCCCGGTGATGAAGTAGGGGATCTTCGTCCCGTCGGCCGAGGTTGCCCAGTGTTGGCGGGTTGTCATGCCGCCGGCATCGAACAGCGCAGGGGCCGCGGCCACCTCGCGCAGGCTGTGCGGGTCGCCCGCCTCCCAACGGTAGAGGGTGTCTGGTTGCGTAAAGGAGCTTGCGCCCAACCAGACCTCATCGCTGTCGGTGCTGGTTGAGACCACCCGGGCGGTGGCGAGGGCGGGCAGGGGCAGGGGGGTGCATTCGCCTTGCGCAAGGGCTGTAAGCGGCACGCTAAAGATGGTGGTTGCCACGTTGTCGAGGACGGTGAGCAAAAGATGCGACTTCGACAGCGACACATCCTGCAGGCTGGTGGTGGGCGTGGGGTGAAAGATCGTGGCAAACTCGCGTGCGCCTCCGAGGAAGTCGTCGAGGTCAATGACGCCGAGGCCACCGGCTGCGATGCCAGCAAACGGTGTGCGCGGGATAATAAACATCCAGTTGCGGTCGAAGAACACCTCCGCGTCCTCGGGGACCTCGAGGATCTGTAGGCCCAGCGGGGTGTGGACGAAGGTGCGCGCCCGGTAGAAGTCGATGGTGCGGCGCACGAAGATTCTTTCGTAGCCGGGTTGGTTTAGCGCCCATGCCGAAACCGCGAGATCGTCCGGCTTTCCGGCAAAGAATTCCTCGCTGTCTTCCAGCGACTGCCCGCGCCGCCATAGGTGGGCGCGCGCCGGGTAGCCGGCGGTGGTGAGACTTCCCGGGCCAAAGTCCGTGCCGATGAGCACAGTGTCCCGGTCCACCCAGCTAATCTGGGTCTTTCCCTCCGCCACGTTAAAGGGGCTTTCCGACGTCCCCAGCGCCGCTTCCCGCCCTGTCGCCGGGGCCATCTCCGGCGCCACATCCTCCAACGTTGCCGTGAGGTCGGTCCCTACGAAGCGCTTTGCTTCCAAGTCGAATTCCCTGATCACCACCGCGTCCGCGCCGCCGCGGGACAGGCGCAGCAGCGCCCGGTCGAAGGCGTGTTCGCGCACGTGCGCGCCCTTCCACACCCAGTCGCATCCGTCATCAGCGGCAAGCTTATCGACGTCCACCAGCACCTCCCATTGCACCGTTTCCGGTGCCAGATACTGCTCCAGGGTGGTCCTTCGCCACAGCCCGCGGGGGTGAGACTCATCGCGCCAGAAGTTGTACAAATAATCCCCGCGCCGTGTCACATAGGGGATGCGCCCTGGGGTGTTGAGGCCTGCTTCGATACGTGCGCGCACCGTGTGGTCGACGAAGCGGGCTGTGATGTCCGAGCGTTGCTTGGCCCACCCGACCGCCTGCGGGTCCTCGACCTCCAGCAGGAACTGGTCTGGCCTTGTGGCTGTATCTGGGCTTGATTTCGGGTGTTGCGCGCTCACCCACACGATTGTAGCTGTTGGTGACCTGTGGGTTTAGGCCACAGGGTGAGTCCAATTCCGCTGACCAGCCCGCCGATAATACTCATCGACACAACTGCCTCAACCCCGGGCGGTGCGGGGCATTGCTGGGACAGATGTAACGCTTGGTGGCCGGGTAACGTTCTACTGAAGTAGAGTCCATTTCGGATATTCATTAGAAACCCAGCAGACCTACCTCCGCTGCTTTAACGTAGCGGAAGAAAAGGAATACTCTCATGGAACAGATTTTTGAGCAGATCCTCGTGGCAATCAACAATGTCCTTGGCACCTTCATTCACGCCGGTTCTTCCGCTACCTCCACTCTTTCCTCCGTCCTGGGCATTTTCTAAACGTTGCTGATAGGCCAGCGCGCTCGACGACTGCGCGCGGTGGCCGTCGGAAAGCAAGAAATTTTAGACCGCAACCGGCACCAATTCCCCTTCAAAGCAGCACCTGTGTGCGGGGGACATGGTGTCGGTTGTTGGCGTTATCGGGCCTGCGCGCGGTGCCCAGGTACAGTGAGCAGCAGGAAGCAAGATAAGGCAAGGGCGGGCACTGGCGGTCAAGCTAAGCCAGCAGGCAATGGCAAGTAACTGCGCGCTGCAGCAAGCAACGGCAAGCAAGGGCAAGCTACGGCGCACTGCAGCGAGCAATCGTGATGCAATAACTGTAGGCAACGTAAACGGGCGCAAGCGCCTGCAACCTGCGACAAGCAACTGTAAGCTTCCTCAGCGGTTGCGGGCAACGCCACACACGAGCTTTCGCAAGGACGTACTTTAAGGAAGGTTGGCAATGGCCGATACGGCACAAAATTCAGGTGGCGGCGCGCGAGTACCCAGCGCGCCGAGTGGCGCTATCCGGGAGGGAAACCAGCTGGTTATCTCAAGGCAGCTGCCCCTGTCGGCCACCGATGCCTGGGCGGCCGTGACCGAATCGGAGAAGATGGCCGCCTGGTACGGGCCGTGGGAGGGACAGCTGCGCGCGCCGGGAAGCGGCGAAGACGGTCCATTGGGCGAGGTCAGCGTCACCATGATCGCCGAGGAGGGCGCGCCCGCGATGGTCATGGAGGTTGTATCCTGCGCTCCGGGGAAGTCCTACCGGGTACGCGGCAAGGGGTACTTCGCCTGGGATCTCGGCGTGGAAGTCGAGGAGCTGACCGGGCAGGCCGCAGGCGCGCCCGCTCGGTCGCAGGTGAGCCTGGTACATGCGCTTGGCGAGCAGGACCTGGCCATGGTGGACCAGATCGGGCCGGGCTGGGAGTACTACCTCGACTGCTTGCTGGTTGCAGTCAGCGGCGGCGATGCCTCGAAGGTGGACTTCGGGGACTACTTCCCGGCGCAGCAGTTCTACTATCAGCTCGTCGGCGCAAGCGAGCAGGCATTAGCATCGATTCGTGCTTTCGAATCCGCCCGCCACGCTGCCTCGCTGCTGGCGGATGCGGACAAGCCCGACAAACAAACCACCCGCTTTGTCAACACCGCCGATTTGGTCTGGGCGTGGATCGCGCAGCACCCTGAGGCCGAGCACTCCTTGTACCGGCTTGCCGCGCAGGTCAGCGGCCTAGAAGACCAAGCGCTCATCGACGCCATCGGCGCGCTGGTGGAGCTGTGGGAGTTTCGCGATCCCTTCTTCGTTTCGCTTGTCGACGACCACGGTGGGCTGACCTTCCGCGAATAGGGGCAAAAGGCGACAAGTTAGGGGATATTTCACTATTCTTGGTTGCGTGACTGAACATTATGACGTAGTAGTACTCGGAGCTGGCCCTGGCGGCTACGTCTCCGCCATTCGCGCAGCCCAGCTTGGCCTGAAGGTTGCTGTAGTTGAGAAGCAGTACTGGGGCGGTGTGTGCCTCAACGTGGGCTGCATCCCCTCCAAGGCGCTGCTGAAGAACGCCGAGGTCGCCCACATCTTTAACCACGAAGCAAAGACCTTCGGCATCACCGGCGATGTCTCCTTCGACTTCGGTATCGCCCACGCCCGTTCCCGCAAGGTGTCCGAGGGCATCGTCAAGGGCGTTCACTTCCTGATGAAGAAGAACAAGATTACCGAGATCGATGGTTTCGGTACCTTCACCGACGCCCACACCATCCAGATTACTGAGGGCAAGGATGCCGGCAAGACCGTCACCTTCGACAACTGCATCATCGCCACCGGCTCCGTCGTGCGCTCCCTGCCGGGCGTGACCATCGGCGGGAACATCGTCTCCTTCGAGGAGCAGATCCTCAACAACGAGGCGCCGAAGTCCATGGTCATCGTGGGTGCTGGCGCCATCGGAATGGAGTTTGCCTACGTGTTGTCCAACTACGGCGTAGACATCACCATCGTCGAGTTCATGGATCGCGTCCTGCCGAACGAGGATGCAGACGTCTCCAAGGAGATCGCCAAGCAGTACAAGAAGCTGGGCGTGAAGCTTTTGACCGGCCACAAGACCACCGCCATCCGCGACCTCGGTGGCGCTGCTGGTGTCGAGGTCGACGTCGAGTCCAAGGACGGCTCCAAGTCTGAGACCATCAAGGCAGACCGCGTCATGGTCTCCATCGGCTTCGCGCCGCGCGTGGAAGGCTACGGCCTGGAAAACACCGGCGTTGCTCTCACCGAGCGCGGCGCCATCGCCATTGACGATGAGATGCGCACCAACGTCCCGCACATCTACGCCATCGGCGACGTCACCGCCAAGCTGCAGCTCGCCCACGTGGCCGAGGCCCAGGGCGTGGTCGCCGCTGAGGTGATCGCGGGTGCTGAGACGCAGCTGCTCGGTGACTACATGAACATGCCGCGTGCGACCTTCTGCAACCCGCAGGTCGCCTCCTTCGGCTACACCGAGGAGCAGGCCAAGGCCAAGTTCCCGGATCGCGAGATCAAGGTCGCCACCTTCCCGTTCTCCGCCAACGGCAAGGCCCAGGGCCTGGCCGAGTCCGCTGGCTTCGTCAAGATCGTCGCCGACGGCGAGTTCGGCGAGCTCATCGGTGCCCACATGGTCGGTGCCGGTGTCTCCGAGCTGCTGCCGGAGCTGACCCTGGCACAACGCTTCGACCTCACCGCTGAGGAGATCGGCCGCAACATCCACACGCACCCGACCCTGTCGGAGGCAATGAAGGAAGCAGCCGAGGGCATCATGGGACACATGATCAACTTCTAAGACAAGCTTGGAAGGCCTAGGCCTTCTGCAGCCTGTGAGTAGCAACCGTCTTTTCGTCGCGATAGTGGCGAGGGGCGGTTGCTTTTTGCTTTCCGACGGCCACCGCGCCATCGATTTCTTCGTCGCAGAAAGCGGATCTGTCAGCATAATCTCATTGGGTGCATGCTCGCAGCTTATCGATGTTTTTTCGATGGCGATCGAAGGGTGATTTCCCGATGGACTCCTTGAGTGGCGCCGGCTGCGGAGGGCGGGTGGCTAACATGGGGGATATGCATGTTGATGCCAAATGCCCCATCAGGTTCGGTGAACCGTGCACCCTGTGCGTTCCTGGTGCACATGGCCCGCAGGATTGCCAGCTTGTTGCCCTCGTGCGCGAAGATCCCGACCTCGCGGAGTTGCGGGCCGAGATGATCGCGAACAAGAAGGCGGAACAAGCCAACAAGCGCGGCTAGGGACTCGGCTGTCGCCCTTAATAAGGCGCAACGTTGGAGCTGTGCGCATCGATGGTGATGGTGCGGTTGATCGAGGGGAAGGCGCGCTGGGCGCAGTTCTCGCGGGAGCAGATTCGGCATCCGGGACCGATCGGCGTAGCGGTGGAGAGATCCTCAAGATTGAGCCCCTCGGCATAGACCGTGCGCTCTGCGTGGCGGGCCTCGCAGCCGAGGCCGATGGCAAAAAGCTTGCCGGTCTCGCCGAAGCGACCCTGGTGGTGGCGCACCGTGCGGGCGATCCACAGGTAGTTGCGCCCATCGGGCATCTGCGAGAGCTGGCGTTGGATCGTGCCGGGATTGGTGAAGGTGTCATAGACATTCCACAGCGGGCAGGTACCGCCCGAATGGGTGACATGAAAGCCGGTTGCCGACTGGCGCTTGGACATATTTCCCGCGCGGTCGACGCGGACGAACGTGAAAGGGATGCCGCGCAGGTTCGGGCGCTGCAACGTCGATAAGCGGTGGCACAGCGTCTCGTAGCCGACGCCGAACATCAGGCATAGGTACTCGATGTCATAACCGTTGCGCTCGGCCTCGTAATGGAACATTTCATAAGGCAGCATGACGGCCGCGGCGAAGTAGCTGGCCACACCGCGCAACGCCAAGGTGCGCGCCTCGGAGGTGTTGAAGTGCCCGTCGTCCACGGCCGCCTCCATGAGTGGGCCGACCTCAAGGTAACTCAGCTCGGCCGCCAGGCGGAAGGCGCGCTGGCCGGCAATCAGGCGCGAAGACAGGGTCAACACCTTGGTGTCGTGATCGAGTACGTGCAGGCGGTTGCCGATGTCTGCCCCGGTTTGGACGCGAATGCCGTGAGCCAGCGCTAGACGCTGGGTGAGTGCCTCCTCGGTCGCACGGACGGCAAAGACCCCCACACCGAGTTCCTGGGAGATCTCCTCGGCGCGCCGGTCGATATCGTCGAGGTAGTTCTGGCGGGCATAGAAGAAGTCCCGGACCTCATCGTGGGGCATGGACAACGCCTGCGCGACGGTACCACCAGAATCGGTGCCGGTGTGGCGTACGTCGGTAGCTACCGACAGCTTGTCGCGAACGTTGCGGTAGCGCCGGTGCATGTCCACCATGACCCGGGCGATATCCGGATGGTTTTGCACCATCTCATTGAGTTCGTGCAATTCGAAGGGGGTAGGGCACAACTCCCGGTCGAGGGCAACGTCCTGGATTTCCGCCAAAAGTCGGGAATCATCATCGCGGGAGAAGAAGGTGGCGTCGACGCCGAAGGCCTCGGTGATCTTATTGAGCACGGCAAGCGTTAGCGGGCGCACATCGTGCTCTATCTGATTGACATAGCTGGCAGATAAACCCAGCGTTGCGGCCAAGCTGGCCTGGCTGAGGTCACGCTCGCGGCGCAACTGACGCAGGCGTGATCCAACATACGTTCTTCCCATGTGCAGAAGTCTAACGTGACTGTCGTCACGAATGCGAGGGTATTCGCAAAACCTGTTCGCAAAATTGGATTATGTGTGCCAAATGGCACGGGGATGGGATAAGTGTTGGCCAACACTGAAACACGTGGCCTCAGGCACAAGTAGTGCGAAAGGCTTGCGCAATGGCTGGTAAATGTGGGAGTTACTGGGGTGCGTGTGAAACTTGGGACTTTTTCAAACGTCTCGTTTCGCTGAAACTTAGGTCTCACCCCGAAATGGTGTACTGCAAATTAGCAACACAAAATGTTGCGAAATTCGCATGATTGAAATTGTCACTTAACGCTCGGTGAAAATATGCCGGTAGAGGGCTATAGCGAGAGCTTGTCGATCGGACGAAAAAGATAAGGCTAACCTAAACCGCAGCTCATCGCCGGAATCTAATGGGTGTGAGGTAGATCACTGCACCCTGCGCTAAGTGGTTTGCCGGGCAAATTTCCTAATAAAGTAAAGCCGACACTGGAGGTGCCATGACTGTAAATAACATCGACCGTGACGCCATCGCTCACGGCAAAATCACTGAAAAGCCGCTACGCGAGCGGCCAAAGTACCCAACCTGGGCCCTGAAGCTGACAATGGCCGTCACCGGCCTTATCTTTGCGCTCTTCGTGGTCTTCCACATGGTTGGTAACCTGAAGATTTTCCTTCCTTTCTACGAGGATGGAACCGCCCCTATCGATTCCTATGCTGAGTGGCTGCAGAAAGACATTCTGTACCCGCTCGTTCCACACGGCTGGTTCATCTGGATCTTCCGTATCGTCCTGCTGGCATGTATTGTCCTGCACATTTACGGCGCATTCGCGTTGACCGGACGTTCCCACCAGTCCCGTGGTAAGTTCCGCCGCACCAACCTGATTGGCGGCATGAACTCCTTCACCACGAAGACCATGCTGGTTACCGGTATTGTCTTGCTGGCTTTCATCATCTTCCACATCCTGGATCTGACCATGGGTGTGGCACCGGCCGCATCGGACTCCTTCGTCCACGGCGAGGTGTACGCCAACATGATCGCAAGCTTCAGCCGCTGGCCGGTCACCATCTTCTACGTGATCGCAATGCTGGTGCTGTTCCTGCACCTGTCTCACGGTATCTGGCTGGCTTGCTCTGACCTGGGTATTACCGGTAAGCGCTGGCGCGCATTCCTGCTCGGATGTGCCTACGTTATCCCGGCCCTCGTCATGATCGGCAACATTTCGATTCCGCTCTCCATCGCCTTTGGCTGGATTGGTTAAGAGTCGATAGGACGAAAAGGTAAACATTTAATGAGCACTCACTCTCAAACCGTTACTCGCCCTGAGTTCAACCACCCAGCATCCATCGTCCCGGGCGTTGTTCCTGGAACCGTGCTGGAGTCCAATGAGCCTCATGGCGTCCCAATGAAGGACATGTGGGAGTACCAGAAGGACCACATGAACCTGGTCTCCCCGCTGAACCGTCGCAAGTTCAAGGTGCTGGTCGTAGGTACCGGCCTTTCCGGTGGCGCTGCCGCTGCAGCCCTCGGCGAGCTTGGCTACAACGTCAAGGTCTTCACCTACCACGATGCTCCGCGCCGTGCGCACTCCATCGCCGCACAGGGTGGCGTTAACTCCGCTCGTGGCAAGAAGGTCGACAACGACGGCGCATACCGCCACGTCAAGGACACCGTCAAGGGCGGCGACTACCGCTGCCGTGAATCCGACTGCTGGCGCTTGGCTTATGAGTCCGTCCGCGTGATCGACCACATGAACGCCATCGGCGCTCCATTCGCACGTGAGTACGGCGGCGCCTTGGCTACCCGTTCCTTCGGTGGTGTGCAGGTCTCCCGTACCTACTACACCCGTGGCCAGACGGGTCAGCAGCTTCAGCTGTCCACCGCTTCCTCGCTGCAGCGCCAGATTCACCTGGGTGCTGTCGAGATCTTCACTCACAACGAGATGGTTGATCTCATCGTCACCGAGAAGAACGGCGAGAAGCGCTGCGAGGGCCTGATCATGCGTAACCTGATCACCGGTGAGCTGACCGCTCACACCGGTCACGCGGTGATCCTGGCTACCGGTGGTTACGGCAACGTCTACCACATGTCCACTCTGGCAAAGAACTCCAACGCCTCCGCCGTGATGCGTGCATACGAGCAGGGTGCATACTTTGCCTCCCCGTCGTTCATCCAGTTCCACCCGACCGGCCTGCCGGTTAACGCTGAGTGGCAGTCCAAGACCATTCTGATGTCTGAGTCGCTGCGTAACGACGGACGCATCTGGTCCCCGATCGTGCCTAACGACGACCGCGACCCGAACACCATTCCGGAGGAGGAGCGCGACTACTTCCTCGAGCGTCGTTACCCTGCCTTCGGTAACCTCGTTCCTCGCGACGTTGCATCCCGCGCCATCTCCCAGCAGATCAACAAGGGTCTGGGTGTTGGACCGCTGCACAACGCCGCATACCTGGACTTCCGCGACGCAATCCAGCGCCTCGGCGAGGCCACCATTCGTGAGCGTTACTCCAACCTCTTCCAGATGTACGAAGAGGCTATCGGTGAGGATCCCTACAAGGCTCCGATGCGTATTGCTCCGACCTGCCACTTCACCATGGGTGGTCTGTGGACCGACTTTAACGAGATGACCTCCATCCCAGGTCTGTTCGCTGCCGGCGAGTGCTCTTGGACCTACCACGGCGCGAACCGTCTGGGCGCTAACTCCCTGCTGTCCGCATCCGTTGATGGCTGGTTCACCCTGCCGTTCACCATCCCGAACTACCTGGCAAACCACCTCGGTGAGGATGCACTGCCGGCAGATGCTCCTGAGGCAAAGGCCGCTCTGGCTCGCGCGCAGGCACGCATCGACAAGTTGATGAACATCAAGGGCGACAACCCGCACGGCCCGGAGTACTACCACCGCCAGCTCGGCGAGATCCTGTACTTCTCCTGCGGTGTTGCTCGCAACATCGAGGACCTCAAGACCGGTATCGAGAAGATCCGCGCCCTGCGCAAGGACTTCTGGGCAAACCTGCGCATCACCGGTACCAAGGACGAGATGAACCAGGTGCTCGAATACGCCAACCGCGTTGCTGACTACATCGACTTGGGCGAGCTCATGTGCGTCGATGCTCTCGACCGCGACGAGTCTTGTGGTGCTCACTTCCGCGATGACCACCTCTCCGAGGACGGCGAGGCCGAGCGTGACGATGACAACTGGTGCTTCGTCTCCGCTTGGGAGCCAGGCAAGGCTGAGGGTGAGTTCATCCGCCACGCCGAGCCGCTCGTGTTCGATTCGATCCCGCTGATGACAAGGAATTACAAGTAATGAAACTGCATCTTGAAATCTGGCGTCAGGCCGGGCCGACTACCGAGGGCCACTTCGAGTCGATCACCGTCGAGGACGCCGTCGCTCAGATGTCCATCCTCGAACTGCTGGACCACGTCAACACGGGTCTGATCGAGGAGGGCAAGGAGCCTTTCGCATTCGCTTCCGACTGCCGCGAGGGCATCTGTGGTACCTGCGGCCTCATGGTCAACGGTCGCCCACACGGCCTCGAGCAGAACAAGCCTGCCTGCCAGCAGCGCCTGCTCAACGTGGCTGACGGCTCCACCTTAAAGATCGAGCCGCTGCGCTCGGCTGCTTTCCCGGTCATCAAGGACATGGTCGTTGACCGCTCCGCGCTGGACCGCGTGATGCAGCAGGGTGGCTACGTCTCCCTCAATGCCGGTACCGCACCGGACGCCGACACCTTGCACATGAACCACCAGACCGCCGAGCTCGCCCTCGACCACGCCGCCTGCATCGGCTGTGGCGCCTGCGTGGCTGCCTGCCCGAACGGTGCAGCGCACCTGTTCACCGGTGCCAAGCTGGTTCACCTGTCCCTCATGCCGCTGGGCAAGGAGGAGCGTGGACGTCGCGCCCGCAAGATGGTCGACGAGCTGGAGACCAACTTCGGTCACTGCTCGCTCTACGGCGAGTGCGCTGATGTCTGCCCGGCCGGCATTCCGCTGACCGCTGTTGCCGCGATCAACAAGGAGCGCGCGCGGGCATTCTTCTCCGCTAAGGATCACTAAAAAAGGCTGATGATCGGGATTGTGTAGCCCGATCATTGCGCTAGACTATCAAGAAGTCTTAGTGACCATTTGTGGAAGTAGCATTCCCCACGACACTTTCTAAGAAAGGTACGTCAAGTCTCATGTCTAAGAGCACCGTGAGCACCACCGCGGGTTACCCCGTCTTCACCAACCGTCCTCACTACATCGACGGCTACGATCCCAGCAGCCTGTGGGCGCCGCATTCTTCCTTGCAGCGCACCTCGACGTGGCTCGGCATGGGCATGATCCTGGCTTCGCTGGCTGGTTTCGGTACCCTGATCTTCGGTATCGCAGCAGGTGGCGTTGGTTCTCAGGAGAACTGGTCGCTGTACGCAACCATCGGTGCTGTGTTCGCGGTTGCCCTCCTGATTGGCGGCTTCGGTATGGTCCACTCAGGTCGTTCCGCATACCGCCAGTACCGCGCTGAGACTGGTCGCGTTAACTAAGGTCTTGAGACACCTCCACACGCGGGGGCTTCGCACATACAATGTGTGAGGCCCCCGCTTTCATAATGAAAAATGAGCCTCTAGGAGGAGACATGCGAAATGATTCACGCTTGCGGATAGTGCTGATCACGCTGTCGACGTTGATCACGCTCTTGGTGGCGTTGCGCTTCTGGAATCTCGCCTGGGTGCTGGGATTTTAGCCTTCGTTTGTGAGGCAATCGCCGGAGGTGTGGAACTTAACTGTACTTTAGGCGTTGAATACATAGTTCACGTCTTTCCGAAAAGCAAAGGATGTATGGGGTGTCTACGCTAGCTGTGCCTGGTCCAAGCCCTGAGGTGGAGGCGCAGCGGCGGCAAGCACTGCGCGTCCATAAAACGATCGCTACGGGCCTGCTCATCGTTGCGGCTATTATCTTCCTCGTGTGCCGTTGGTATGAGTCCACCGGCAACGCTGGTGCTTGGGTCGGTTTCGTGCGTGCGGCAGCGGAGGCAGGCATGGTCGGCGGCCTCGCGGACTGGTTCGCCGTCACGGCGCTGTTTCGCTACCCGATGGGGCTTAAGATTCCGCACACCGCCATCATCCGCCGCAAGAAGGAT containing:
- the ramB gene encoding acetate metabolism transcriptional regulator RamB produces the protein MGRTYVGSRLRQLRRERDLSQASLAATLGLSASYVNQIEHDVRPLTLAVLNKITEAFGVDATFFSRDDDSRLLAEIQDVALDRELCPTPFELHELNEMVQNHPDIARVMVDMHRRYRNVRDKLSVATDVRHTGTDSGGTVAQALSMPHDEVRDFFYARQNYLDDIDRRAEEISQELGVGVFAVRATEEALTQRLALAHGIRVQTGADIGNRLHVLDHDTKVLTLSSRLIAGQRAFRLAAELSYLEVGPLMEAAVDDGHFNTSEARTLALRGVASYFAAAVMLPYEMFHYEAERNGYDIEYLCLMFGVGYETLCHRLSTLQRPNLRGIPFTFVRVDRAGNMSKRQSATGFHVTHSGGTCPLWNVYDTFTNPGTIQRQLSQMPDGRNYLWIARTVRHHQGRFGETGKLFAIGLGCEARHAERTVYAEGLNLEDLSTATPIGPGCRICSRENCAQRAFPSINRTITIDAHSSNVAPY
- a CDS encoding fumarate reductase/succinate dehydrogenase flavoprotein subunit, coding for MSTHSQTVTRPEFNHPASIVPGVVPGTVLESNEPHGVPMKDMWEYQKDHMNLVSPLNRRKFKVLVVGTGLSGGAAAAALGELGYNVKVFTYHDAPRRAHSIAAQGGVNSARGKKVDNDGAYRHVKDTVKGGDYRCRESDCWRLAYESVRVIDHMNAIGAPFAREYGGALATRSFGGVQVSRTYYTRGQTGQQLQLSTASSLQRQIHLGAVEIFTHNEMVDLIVTEKNGEKRCEGLIMRNLITGELTAHTGHAVILATGGYGNVYHMSTLAKNSNASAVMRAYEQGAYFASPSFIQFHPTGLPVNAEWQSKTILMSESLRNDGRIWSPIVPNDDRDPNTIPEEERDYFLERRYPAFGNLVPRDVASRAISQQINKGLGVGPLHNAAYLDFRDAIQRLGEATIRERYSNLFQMYEEAIGEDPYKAPMRIAPTCHFTMGGLWTDFNEMTSIPGLFAAGECSWTYHGANRLGANSLLSASVDGWFTLPFTIPNYLANHLGEDALPADAPEAKAALARAQARIDKLMNIKGDNPHGPEYYHRQLGEILYFSCGVARNIEDLKTGIEKIRALRKDFWANLRITGTKDEMNQVLEYANRVADYIDLGELMCVDALDRDESCGAHFRDDHLSEDGEAERDDDNWCFVSAWEPGKAEGEFIRHAEPLVFDSIPLMTRNYK
- a CDS encoding succinate dehydrogenase cytochrome b subunit produces the protein MTVNNIDRDAIAHGKITEKPLRERPKYPTWALKLTMAVTGLIFALFVVFHMVGNLKIFLPFYEDGTAPIDSYAEWLQKDILYPLVPHGWFIWIFRIVLLACIVLHIYGAFALTGRSHQSRGKFRRTNLIGGMNSFTTKTMLVTGIVLLAFIIFHILDLTMGVAPAASDSFVHGEVYANMIASFSRWPVTIFYVIAMLVLFLHLSHGIWLACSDLGITGKRWRAFLLGCAYVIPALVMIGNISIPLSIAFGWIG
- a CDS encoding succinate dehydrogenase/fumarate reductase iron-sulfur subunit translates to MKLHLEIWRQAGPTTEGHFESITVEDAVAQMSILELLDHVNTGLIEEGKEPFAFASDCREGICGTCGLMVNGRPHGLEQNKPACQQRLLNVADGSTLKIEPLRSAAFPVIKDMVVDRSALDRVMQQGGYVSLNAGTAPDADTLHMNHQTAELALDHAACIGCGACVAACPNGAAHLFTGAKLVHLSLMPLGKEERGRRARKMVDELETNFGHCSLYGECADVCPAGIPLTAVAAINKERARAFFSAKDH